The sequence below is a genomic window from Microbacterium sp. SORGH_AS_0888.
CCAGGGATGGCGCGGCGGAGCGCCGCACGTGGAGGGAGCCACCCATGACCCCGGACAGCGACGCCCAGGCGATCATCACGGGACGCACGGCGCTCGGCATCGAGCTCGGATCGACCCGCATCAAGGCGTGTCTCGTGGCCGCCGACGACCCCGCCGTCGTGCTGGCCGTCGGCGCGCACGAGTGGGAGAACGAGCTGGTCGACGGCACGTGGACGTACGCGATGGAGGACGTCTGGCACGGCCTCCGCGCCGCCTACGCCGATCTGGCCGCCGACGCGCGACGCCGACACGGCGTCGCGTTCGTCGCCCCCGGGGCGCTCGGGGTCTCGGCCATGATGCACGGCTACCTCGCGCTCGACGCGGACGGCGAGCCGCTCGTCCCGTTCCGCACGTGGCGCAACACCTCGACCGGGGCCGCCGCGGCCGAGCTCAGCGGGCTGTTCGGCGTCAACATCCCGCTGCGGTGGTCGATCGCGCACTACCGTCAGGCCGTGCTCGACGCCGAGCCGCACGTCTCCGCCGTCCGGCGGCTCACGACGCTCGCCGGCCACGTGCACGCGCGCCTCACGGGCGAGCACGTCCTCGGGATCGGCGACGCGTCGGGGATGTTCCCGATCGACCCGGCGACACGCGACTACGACGCCGCGCTGCTCGAGCGGTTCGATGCGCTCACGCCGGGCGGCGACATCCGCTCGCTCCTGCCCGAGGTGCGCGTGGCGGGCCAGCCCGGCGGCACCCTGACGGCCCAGGGGGCCGCCCTGCTCGACCCCACCGGGGCGCTGCCGGCGGGCATCGTGTGCTGTCCGCCGGAGGGGGATGCCGGAACCGGCATGGTCGCGACCGGCGCCGTCGCGCCGCGCACCGGCAACGTCTCGGCGGGGACGAGCATCTTCGCGATGGTCGTGCTGGAGCGGCCGCTCGCCGCGGCGCACGAGGAGCTCGACGTCGTCACGACGCCGGTCGGCGACCCCGTCGCGATGGTGCACTGCAACAACGGAGCGAGCGAGCTCGCCGCCTGGGCGGGGGTGTTCGGGCGGTTCGCGGCCGCATCCGGGACCGCGCTGAGCCCGGACGCCGTGTTCGACACGCTCTTCGCCGAGGCGCTGGACGGGGAGTCCGATGCAGGCGGGCTCCTCGCGTACAACCACCTCGCGGGGGAGCCGATCGCCGGGCTCGCGGAGGGGCGGCCGCTCGTCGTGCGCACGCCGGGCTCGGAGCTCACGCTCGCGAACCTCATGCGTGCGCAGCTCTACGGCGTCTTCGGCACGCTGAGCCTCGGGATGCGGGTGCTCGAGGCCGAGGGTGTGGCGATCGACGCGATGTATGCCCATGGCGGCATGTTCCGGACGGCGGGCGCGGCGCAGCGGTTCCTCGCGGCCGCGATCGATGCGCCGGTCGCGGTCGCGGCCACCGCCGGCGAGGGCGGGGCGTGGGGCATCGCGGTGCTCGCCGCGTTCGTGCGCGAGGCGCCGGGCGGGGACCTCGCCGCCTACCTCCGCGACGCGGTCTTCGGCGGCGCGGCGTTCGGGGTCGTCGAGCCGGACGCGGGGGACGTCGCCGGCTACGCCCGCTACCTCGAGCGCTACCGCGCCGGGCTCGCGATCGAGTCCGCCGCCGTCGCCGCCCTCTGACCTCGCCCCCGCTGAGGTCAGGGTGGGGCACGGAGGGTGTGGCGCGGCCGGACGTGTGAACGGTAACATCGAGCGGACGCTGCGCCGCGAGACGAGGAACGACGATGACCCGAACCCCCCTGACCACCGCGCTCGACGGATACGAGGTCTGGTTCGCCACCGGCAGCCAGCACCTCTACGGCGAGGAGACCCTCCGCCAGGTCGCCGAGCAGTCCCAGCAGGTCGTCGCCGGACTCACGGGCCTGCCCGTCACGGTCGTGTGGAAGCCCGTGCTCACGGATGCCGACGGCATCCGCCGGCTCGCCCTCGAGGCGAACTCGGACGACCGCGTGATCGGCGTCATGGCGTGGATGCACACCTTCAGTCCGGCCAAGATGTGGATCGGCGGGCTCGACGCGCTGCGCAAGCCGCTGCTGCACCTGCACACGCAGGCGAACGTCGCGCTGCCGTGGGCCGACATCGACTTCGACTTCATGAACCTCAACCAGGCCGCCCACGGCGACCGCGAGTTCGGGTACATCCAGTCACGCCTCGGCATCGCCCGCAAGACCGTCGTCGGGCACGTGTCGAACCCCGAGGTGCGCCGCCAGATCGAGGACTGGCAGCGTGCGGCCGCGGGCTGGCAGGCCTCCCGCACGCTCAAGCTCGCCCGCTTCGGCGACAACATGCGCTACGTCGCCGTCACCGAGGGCGACAAGACCGAGGCCGAGCTGCGCTTCGGCGTGCAGGTGAACACCTGGGGCGTCAACGAGCTGGCGGATGCGGTGGCGGATGTCGCGGCCTCCGACGTCGACGCGCTCGTGGCCGAGTACGAGGACCTCTACGACGTGGTGCCCGAGCTGCGACGAGGCGGTGAGCGTCACGCCAGCCTGCGGGACGGCGCGGCCATCGAGCTCGGCCTGCGCTCGTTCCTGGAGACGGGCGGCTTCGGCGCCTTCACGACCAGCTTCGAGGACCTGGGGGCGCTGCGGCAGCTGCCGGGCCTGGGCGTCCAGCGCCTCATGGCCGAGGGCTACGGGTTCGGCGCGGAGGGCGACTGGAAGACCGCGATGCTCGTGCGCATCGCGAACGTCATGGGGGCGGGCCTGCCCGGCGGGGCGAGCCTCATGGAGGACTACACCTACGACCTCGTCGAGGGCGACGAGAAGATCCTCGGCGCTCACATGCTCGAGGTCTCGCCCTCGCTCACGTCCGAGCGCCCCCGGCTCGAGATCCACCCGCTCGGGATCGGCGGCAAGGACGACCCGGTCCGCCTCGTCTTCACCGCCGACCCGGGCCCCGCGCTGGTCGTGGCGATGAGCGACATGCGCGACCGCTTCCGGCTCGTCGCGAACGTCGTCGAGAACGTGGATGCGCCCGACCTGCCGCGACTGCCCGTCGGTCGCGCCGTCTGGAAGCCGCAGCCGGACTTCGCGACCTCCGCCGCGTGCTGGCTGGAGGCCGGCGCCGCCCACCACACCGTCATGACCACCGCGGTCGGGGTCGAGGTCTTCCGCGACTTCGCCGAGATGGCCGCGACCGAGCTCGTCGTGATCGACGAGTCGACCACCGTGCGGGGGTTCCGTGACGAGCTCCGCTGGAACCAGGCGTACTACCGTCTGGCGCGGGGCCTGTGATGTCGGCGCTGTCGGGCACGCAGCATCTTCTTCGCGCGGGCGACTACGAGGCATCCATCGCGAGCGTCGGCGCCAGCCTGCGCTCGCTCACGCACGCGGGTCGCGACCTGGTCGTGCCGTTCGCGGCCGACCAGGTGCGCCCGGCCTATCGCGGGGCGACGCTCGTGCCGTGGCCCAACCGCGTCGTCGACGGCCGCTACTGCTTCGGCGGCGCCGAGCACCAGCTCGCCCTCACCGAGCCGTCCCGGCGGCACGCCCTGCACGGGCTCGGCGTCTGGCTCGACTTCGAGGCGGTCGACAAGGGTGCCGACAACGTCGAGCTGCATGCCGTGATCGAGGCGCAGTCGGGCTACCCCTGGCGGCTCGGCGTCTGGACGCGGTTCTGGCTCGGGCCCGAGGGGCTGCGTCAGACCGTGCGCGCCGAGAACCTGTCGGCCGAGCCTGCGCCCTTCGGCACCGGTCCGCATCCATATCTCGTGGCGGGTCCCTCGCCCCTGGACGACTGGACGCTCGAGCTGCCGGCGGCATCCGTGTTCCACACGACGGAGGATCGCCTGCTCCCGACCCGCCTCGCTCCGGTCGACGCCGACGACCCGGCGCGCTTCGACTTCCGCATGCCCCGGCCCATCGGCGCCGCCGAGATCGATCACGCCTTCACCGGGCTCAGCGCGCACCGGGTCACGGTCCTCGACCCGACCGGCACGGGGGTCGCGATCGAATGGGATGCGGCCTGCCCCTGGGTGCAGGTGCACACCGCCGATCTGCCCGGTGGCGGCGCCGGCAACCGCGCCGGCCTCGCGGTCGAGCCCATGACCTGCGCCCCGGACGCCTTCAACCAGGCGCGGTACGACCTCGACCTGGGGCTCGTGGTCATCCACCCCGGCGAGACGGTCGAGGCGAGCTGGCTGATCGCCGCCCGCTGACGCCGACCCGGATGCGTCGGCCCGCTCCGGCCGCATCCGCAGGCGACAAAGAGCCCCGGAGTCCGGCTCCGAGGCCCTTCGGTCCGACGGCGGCTCTCGGGTCCGCCCGGTCGATCAGTCGCGCAGCTTCTCCTTGAGATCGTTGCGCGCCTCGACCCGGTCCTTGTCGGCTTCGGCCTTCTTGACCTCGGCGTCCGCCTTCACCTCGTCGACCTTGTCGCCGATGCGGTCCTTCGCGTCCTCGAAACCCTCCTTGACCTTGCGGCCGGCGGTCTCGGCGACTTCCTTCGCGTCATCGATGAAACCCATGTCGTGCTCCTCTCGTGAACAGCTGTGCGTCGACGCTACGTCGTCCACCGCGGGAGACGGCGGGGGTTGCACGATCGGGACACGATTGGTAGACCGAGAAGTCTCTGCCTTCGGGGCGCCGACCCCGATACCCGGAGCATGTGCGTCGAGACGACGATGCTCCCGCCGCGCGACGCCACCGGCATCGAGGTGCCCGACGAGGTCGTCGAGCCGCTCGGCGGCGGAGGCGCCGCATCCGGCCGTTCCCCTACGATGAGCGGCATGACGACCTTCGCCGGCATCACCGAACAGGCCGACCTCAGCGCTCTCTCCGGGGTGACGGGATGGTTCTCCCTCTCGATCTACATCCTCACGGTGATCGCGCTGTGGCGCGTGTTCGAGAAGGCGGGCTGGCCCGGTGTCCTCGCGATCGTCCCGATCGTGAACCTGTTCATCCTCGTCAAGATCGCCGGCTTCTCGGCGTGGCTCACGCTGCTGTACATCATCCCGATCGTGAACCTCGTGCTCTCGATCATCGTCGCGATCCGGGTGGGGCGCGGGTTCGGCAAGGACGGGGCGTTCTCGTTCTTCCTGTTGTGGATCCCCGCTCTGCAGGTCATCGGCTACGCGATCATCGGATTCGGGCGGGCGACCTACACCAAGCCCGTCTGATCTTCACGGAGGTCCCTCCGACCCCGGGCAGTAAAGTCGGTAGGAGGGGGTCCCGTGGCTTCGAAGGATGATCGTGACGCGTCGGTGCGCGGCGCGATCGGTATGCCCGCCAAACGTCCCAAGCTCGGCGAGATCGTCGCGGAGGGCGTGTACATCGCGGCCGCGGCGACGCGTCTCGCGCTGAAGAACCGCATCCTGGTCGAGATCCTCGCCGCGGGGGAGGGCTTCGACGTGGAGCGCTTCCTGCCGGACGCGAAGGCGACGCTCCTCGCGCTCGCGGACGAGGCTGAGGAGGACGCGGCGCGCACCGAGCGTGAGCGACGGCGGGCGCGGCGCCGGTTCAGCGACTCCGACGGCACGCACGACTACCGCAGTCGCGACGTGCGCAACCTCCGGCGACGGCGCAAGCAGTCCGAGCGGATCGCACGGGAGCTGCGCGAGCGGGCGGAGAACCCGGAGGAGCTGCGGGCGCTCGTCGAGGCGGCGCGCGAGGCGGCCTGGGCCGAGGTGTCGCGCAACATCGACTCCTCGCTGCGGATCTCGGCCGCGCGACCCGATCTCGAGCCCGACTACGAGAAGATGCGACGGGCGCGGATGCAGAGTCTCGTGCTGGTGGACCTCGCCCGCCTCGCGGCGCATCGCCGCCGGATGTCCGAGGCCGCCGCATCCGACGACACCACGGCCGAGTAGCCGCTGGCGTGCGCGGAGCACGGATTCGGTGAAGAGGGCGATCGTGGGGTAGTCTCTTCTAGTGCCCGCGCGCCGAGAGGCGAGAGTGCATGGGCGCCTGTAGCTCAATGGATAGAGCATCTGACTACGGATCAGAAGGTTGGGGGTTCGAGTCCCTCCAGGCGCACACTGTGTTGAGACAGTGCGGAAAGGCCCCCGGTTCGCCGGGGGCCTTTTCTTCGTTCCCGGCGCCGGTCGACTCTTGGCACTCTCGCATGGAGAGTGCTAATCTGAACATGGTTGAGCCGATGGGGCTCAACTCTAAGGAACGTTCGTCGGGCTGTGCCCGACCCGCTCGAAAGGAGACGAGATATGGCCACCTATGATCCGCTCCGCGACCTGGAGCGACTTGCGACGACCCTCATGGACGGCGGGCGCCGCGGACCGCGGCAGATGCCGATGGACCTCTACCGAGACGGCGACCACTACGTGCTGGCCGCCGACCTTCCCGGCATCGACCCGGGGTCGGTCGACGTGGACGTCGACGGGCAGCTGCTGACCATCCGCGCCGAGCGCACGCTCCCGGCCGGCGAGGGCGTCACCTGGATCACCCGCGAGCGCGCCGCCGGCAGCTACCTGCGCCAGCTGAGCCTCGGCCAGGGCATCGACACCGAGAACATCTCGGCGCACTACCGCAACGGTGTGCTGAGCGTGACGATCCCGGTCAGCGAGAAGGCGAAGCCGCGCAAGGTCCAGGTGCTCACGGAGGCCGAGAACGCTCCGGCGCTCCAGGTCACCGAGAACGCCTGATCCTTCCCCCGTTCGCGACGCCCCGGACCCGCCCGGTCCGGGGCGTCGCGCTGCGTTATGGTGTGGGGCGTGGTGGCGGGCGCTGCCCGCCGAGAGGAGCAGGATGCCGGCGCAGTTCCCCCGGGCGCACTACGCGCTGCTCGCCTCGCGCCTCTACCCCCGCGTCGACGGCGGCTTCACGATCGCCGTGCTGGCCCGGGCGCGCCACATGGCCGCGGCGGGGGTCGACGGCGGCCGGGGCCCGCTGCTGCTCACGGTCGATCCGGGCTCCGTCGCCGATCACGCCGCGCACCGCGAGGCCTTCGTCGAGGCCGGGCTCGCCGCATCCGTCGACCTCTTCCGCAACCTGTTCGACGACGCGGCCGAAGACCCGGCGTGGCTGGCTGCGGCCGCCCTCCCGGGGGAGAAGACGCCCGGGGTCGACTACCGCACGATCGCGGATGCCGTCGGTCGCCCCCGCGTCTCGCTCCCCGTCGTCGCGGCCGCCGACTGGCACCTCACGGAGGCGAACGTCGTCGTGCACGGCCCCGACGGCGACCGCGTGCTCGTCGGGTTCCGCGGCCTGTACCGCGTCTGGCTCGACCGGATCGTCGCGGAGCTCCGGCGGGCCGACCCCGCGCTGCCGGTCGTGATCGTCTCGGAGTCGCGGCAGCTGGGCGAGCTGCTCGCGGATTGGCGGCCGCCGGGGGTGTGCCTCATCCACACCGTGCACACCTCGCACCGACCGCCCGCCGTCACGGCCGGCGGGCTCTGGCGCGGCTGGTTCGAGGTCGTCGACCGTTTCGACGCCGTGCTGTGGCCGACCGTGCAGCAGCGCGAGGACGCGATCGAGGACCACGGGCCGCATCCGGGATACGAGGTCGTGCCCAATGCGCTGCCGATCGCGGCCGGCGAGTCCCGCGACGCCGTCCCCGGCCGCGTCGTCGCGGTCGGACGCCTCGCCCCCGGCAAGCGGTTCGAACACATCCTCGAGGCCTGGGAACGCGTGGCTCGCGTCGTGCCGGGCGCCCATCTCGACCTCTACGGCGACGGGCCGTCGCGCCCCGAGCTCGA
It includes:
- a CDS encoding asparagine synthase, which gives rise to MASKDDRDASVRGAIGMPAKRPKLGEIVAEGVYIAAAATRLALKNRILVEILAAGEGFDVERFLPDAKATLLALADEAEEDAARTERERRRARRRFSDSDGTHDYRSRDVRNLRRRRKQSERIARELRERAENPEELRALVEAAREAAWAEVSRNIDSSLRISAARPDLEPDYEKMRRARMQSLVLVDLARLAAHRRRMSEAAASDDTTAE
- the araA gene encoding L-arabinose isomerase, whose protein sequence is MTRTPLTTALDGYEVWFATGSQHLYGEETLRQVAEQSQQVVAGLTGLPVTVVWKPVLTDADGIRRLALEANSDDRVIGVMAWMHTFSPAKMWIGGLDALRKPLLHLHTQANVALPWADIDFDFMNLNQAAHGDREFGYIQSRLGIARKTVVGHVSNPEVRRQIEDWQRAAAGWQASRTLKLARFGDNMRYVAVTEGDKTEAELRFGVQVNTWGVNELADAVADVAASDVDALVAEYEDLYDVVPELRRGGERHASLRDGAAIELGLRSFLETGGFGAFTTSFEDLGALRQLPGLGVQRLMAEGYGFGAEGDWKTAMLVRIANVMGAGLPGGASLMEDYTYDLVEGDEKILGAHMLEVSPSLTSERPRLEIHPLGIGGKDDPVRLVFTADPGPALVVAMSDMRDRFRLVANVVENVDAPDLPRLPVGRAVWKPQPDFATSAACWLEAGAAHHTVMTTAVGVEVFRDFAEMAATELVVIDESTTVRGFRDELRWNQAYYRLARGL
- a CDS encoding DUF5684 domain-containing protein, which produces MCVETTMLPPRDATGIEVPDEVVEPLGGGGAASGRSPTMSGMTTFAGITEQADLSALSGVTGWFSLSIYILTVIALWRVFEKAGWPGVLAIVPIVNLFILVKIAGFSAWLTLLYIIPIVNLVLSIIVAIRVGRGFGKDGAFSFFLLWIPALQVIGYAIIGFGRATYTKPV
- a CDS encoding glycosyltransferase; its protein translation is MPAQFPRAHYALLASRLYPRVDGGFTIAVLARARHMAAAGVDGGRGPLLLTVDPGSVADHAAHREAFVEAGLAASVDLFRNLFDDAAEDPAWLAAAALPGEKTPGVDYRTIADAVGRPRVSLPVVAAADWHLTEANVVVHGPDGDRVLVGFRGLYRVWLDRIVAELRRADPALPVVIVSESRQLGELLADWRPPGVCLIHTVHTSHRPPAVTAGGLWRGWFEVVDRFDAVLWPTVQQREDAIEDHGPHPGYEVVPNALPIAAGESRDAVPGRVVAVGRLAPGKRFEHILEAWERVARVVPGAHLDLYGDGPSRPELERVVAARGLGGSVTLHGHVEHAADELGTAQLMVQSTAYEGQGLAALEALSRGVPVVSYDIRYGPRDLLVDGSGILVPDGDVDALADAVIRILRDPALRARLGQQARARAADYAPEPVMAAMADAVRRALARTGSGS
- a CDS encoding xylulokinase, producing the protein MTPDSDAQAIITGRTALGIELGSTRIKACLVAADDPAVVLAVGAHEWENELVDGTWTYAMEDVWHGLRAAYADLAADARRRHGVAFVAPGALGVSAMMHGYLALDADGEPLVPFRTWRNTSTGAAAAELSGLFGVNIPLRWSIAHYRQAVLDAEPHVSAVRRLTTLAGHVHARLTGEHVLGIGDASGMFPIDPATRDYDAALLERFDALTPGGDIRSLLPEVRVAGQPGGTLTAQGAALLDPTGALPAGIVCCPPEGDAGTGMVATGAVAPRTGNVSAGTSIFAMVVLERPLAAAHEELDVVTTPVGDPVAMVHCNNGASELAAWAGVFGRFAAASGTALSPDAVFDTLFAEALDGESDAGGLLAYNHLAGEPIAGLAEGRPLVVRTPGSELTLANLMRAQLYGVFGTLSLGMRVLEAEGVAIDAMYAHGGMFRTAGAAQRFLAAAIDAPVAVAATAGEGGAWGIAVLAAFVREAPGGDLAAYLRDAVFGGAAFGVVEPDAGDVAGYARYLERYRAGLAIESAAVAAL
- a CDS encoding Hsp20/alpha crystallin family protein, which gives rise to MATYDPLRDLERLATTLMDGGRRGPRQMPMDLYRDGDHYVLAADLPGIDPGSVDVDVDGQLLTIRAERTLPAGEGVTWITRERAAGSYLRQLSLGQGIDTENISAHYRNGVLSVTIPVSEKAKPRKVQVLTEAENAPALQVTENA
- a CDS encoding aldose 1-epimerase family protein, which encodes MSALSGTQHLLRAGDYEASIASVGASLRSLTHAGRDLVVPFAADQVRPAYRGATLVPWPNRVVDGRYCFGGAEHQLALTEPSRRHALHGLGVWLDFEAVDKGADNVELHAVIEAQSGYPWRLGVWTRFWLGPEGLRQTVRAENLSAEPAPFGTGPHPYLVAGPSPLDDWTLELPAASVFHTTEDRLLPTRLAPVDADDPARFDFRMPRPIGAAEIDHAFTGLSAHRVTVLDPTGTGVAIEWDAACPWVQVHTADLPGGGAGNRAGLAVEPMTCAPDAFNQARYDLDLGLVVIHPGETVEASWLIAAR